The following coding sequences lie in one Capsicum annuum cultivar UCD-10X-F1 chromosome 5, UCD10Xv1.1, whole genome shotgun sequence genomic window:
- the LOC107871217 gene encoding uncharacterized protein LOC107871217 produces the protein MDHILSRESDFEVDLESCSRTSGEVRSTNSPLDAKAGDVIFTSVCNGDVEELSKAENGSNMNSNIKDGDELTRGSVRVFIDKTSLVEKKTSKEKRKSTSAKKPPKPPRPPRGLSLDAADQKLIKEIAELANIKRARIERMKALKELKVAKASSTSLALNGSSIALLFTVFFFFVLLFKGISYKSSAMSFHDYVQSGRERDNRFLIVQDNSNLSTSTAILAGFDKVEQASGLTHENSLESVAS, from the exons ATGGATCATATCTTATCTAGAGAGAGTGATTTTGAGGTTGATCTTGAGAGCTGTAGTAGAACGAGTGGAGAAGTCAGAAGTACTAATTCTCCTTTGGACGCCAAAGCAGGGGATGTAATTTTCACTAGTGTCTGTAATGGTGATGTAGAAGAACTTTCTAAAGCTGAAAATGGATCGAATATGAACAGCAATATAAAGGACGGCGATGAGCTTACTCGGGGGAGTGTTAGAGTGTTTATAGACAAGACAAGTTTAGTAGAGAAGAAAACAAGCAAAGAAAAACGTAAATCCACGAGTGCTAAGAAGCCTCCCAAACCTCCTAGACCTCCCAGAGGATTGTCATTGGATGCTGCTGACCAGAAATTGATTAAAGAGATTGCGGAACTTGCTAACATTAAACGTGCACGGATTGAGCGGATGAAGGCTTTGAAGGAACTGAAAGTGGCCAAAGCATCGTCGACATCATTAGCGTTGAATGGCAGTTCCATTGCTTTGCTCTTTactgttttcttcttttttgtgcTATTGTTTAAAG GGATTTCTTATAAAAGTTCAGCTATGAGCTTTCACGACTATGTCCAATCCGGCAGGGAAAGGGACAACAGGTTCTTGATTGTACAGGACAACTCTAATTTATCCACCAGTACTGCCATCCTCGCGGGATTTGA TAAAGTGGAGCAGGCTTCTGGTTTAACTCATGAGAATAGTCTGGAAAGTGTGGCAAGCTGA
- the LOC107872651 gene encoding LOW QUALITY PROTEIN: cell wall / vacuolar inhibitor of fructosidase 1 (The sequence of the model RefSeq protein was modified relative to this genomic sequence to represent the inferred CDS: inserted 1 base in 1 codon), producing MGNIKYFQPPQLSQHLEKSKLSFSLLNSKMKTLMIYLVMLLISTLKTSNNNNNNLVETTCKNTPNYNLCIKTLLSDERSTSSDITTLALIVVGAIKVKANQALEIISTLRSSSPPEAWGIPLKECAFSYEVXLTVSLPEAIEALTKGNPKFAEDGMVGCFGVSQDCVENFKRSISPLTGLNTAVHELSGVGRAIIRNLL from the exons ATGGGAAATATAAAATACTTCCAACCTCCTCAGCTTTCACAACACCTAGAGAAAAGCAAGCTGAGTTTCTCCTTGTTGAATTCCAaaatgaagactctgatgataTATCTAGTGATGCTACTGATTTCAACACTgaaaacaagcaacaacaacaacaacaatctagTAGAAACTACATGCAAGAACACACCAAACTACAACCTCTGCATAAAAACTTTGCTCTCCGACGAGCGCAGCACCAGCAGTGACATAACGACGCTGGCGCTGATCGTGGTGGGCGCCATCAAAGTGAAGGCAAATCAGGCATTGGAAATCATCTCAACCCTCCGTAGTTCGAGTCCTCCAGAAGCATGGGGAATTCCTTTAAAGGAGTGTGCTTTTTCATATGAGG ATTTGACTGTAAGTTTGCCCGAAGCAATTGAAGCCTTGACTAAAGGGAACCCAAAATTTGCTGAAGATGGTATGGTTGGATGTTTTGGAGTGTCTCAGGATTGTGTGGAGAATTTCAAAAGAAGTATTTCACCTCTTACTGGTTTGAACACTGCAGTACATGAGCTTTCTGGTGTGGGCAGAGCAATTATTAGAAATTTATTATGA